One window from the genome of Rufibacter tibetensis encodes:
- a CDS encoding asparagine synthetase A yields MQADLIEDVKVSMESTLAQLQGVSTVNVLKVQQAIIRATHQFMFERGLVQLMPLMLSPITDPLNHGVVDAAISYAGSRWSLTKSMIFHKQLALLNPELEALYIVSPNVRLEFADRAFTGRHLFEFTQIDFEFRNKDGAFVRSFMEELTNFIFAAVKRDLPEIVAQYRPESLPEIGKLEVYRTEELEAQYGPDYEHIKSKEATQPFWLLNHRREFYDKEDPAKPGTYLNYDLIWPEGFGEGLSGGERENEYNQILKRMGETGSDQEAFKHYLQVAQQQGLPYTAGAGFGVERMARFICRIKDINDVTPFSRRPGMPALF; encoded by the coding sequence ATGCAAGCTGATTTAATAGAAGACGTAAAAGTAAGTATGGAGTCAACATTGGCTCAGTTGCAGGGGGTTTCTACCGTAAATGTACTAAAAGTACAGCAAGCTATCATCAGGGCAACCCACCAGTTCATGTTTGAGCGTGGTTTGGTGCAACTAATGCCACTCATGCTCTCACCTATTACTGATCCATTGAACCATGGCGTGGTAGATGCTGCTATCTCGTATGCCGGCAGCCGTTGGAGCCTGACTAAATCTATGATTTTCCATAAGCAGTTGGCGTTGCTGAATCCAGAACTGGAGGCGTTGTACATTGTTTCACCTAACGTTCGTCTGGAGTTTGCTGACCGTGCATTTACGGGCCGTCACTTATTTGAGTTCACACAGATAGACTTTGAATTCCGGAACAAAGATGGGGCTTTTGTGCGCAGCTTTATGGAAGAACTAACCAACTTCATCTTTGCCGCCGTGAAACGGGACCTGCCCGAGATTGTAGCCCAGTATCGCCCAGAGTCATTGCCGGAAATAGGAAAATTAGAAGTATACCGCACCGAGGAGCTGGAGGCGCAGTATGGCCCTGACTATGAGCACATCAAATCCAAAGAGGCTACCCAGCCCTTCTGGCTCCTGAACCACCGCCGGGAGTTCTATGACAAGGAAGACCCTGCCAAGCCCGGCACGTACCTGAACTATGATTTGATCTGGCCCGAGGGCTTTGGCGAAGGGTTGTCTGGCGGAGAGCGTGAAAACGAGTACAATCAAATTCTGAAACGGATGGGCGAGACCGGCTCTGACCAGGAGGCGTTCAAACACTACCTGCAAGTGGCCCAACAGCAAGGGTTGCCGTATACTGCCGGGGCAGGTTTTGGAGTAGAGCGCATGGCCCGGTTTATCTGTCGTATAAAAGACATCAATGATGTAACGCCTTTCTCCCGCCGGCCCGGAATGCCAGCACTTTTCTAA
- the serA gene encoding phosphoglycerate dehydrogenase: protein MSTHKHFIIDFDSTFTKVEALDELCAICIPDPGKRQKALTEIQRITDLGMEGEIPLVDSLDQRLALLNANTEHIGILIEHLKGQISESFKHNKAFFENFRDDIYIISNGFKEFIVPIVQELGVKPENVFANSFTYDEAGNITGFDRENVLTQNQGKAKQIKSLNLPGEVYVIGDGYTDWEIKEAGIADKFYAFTENVSRDSVIGRADHVTPSLDEFLYVNKLPSALSYPKNRIKVLVLEGIHELAVNMFRQEGYQVEVIAGALEEDELCAQLHDVAILCIRSKTQVTAKALAHAPRLMAVGAFCIGTNQIDLQTCTERGIVVFNAPYSNTRSVVEMAIGEIIMLSRGIVEKSNRMHVGEWDKSAKGSNEIRGKKLGIIGYGNIGSQLSVLAEGLGMEVYFYDVVDKLALGNAKVCNSLAELLTLADIVTLHVDGRASNKNIIGPKEFELMKPGVLFLNLARGHVVDIEALAENLKSGKIRGCAVDVFPYEPKNNQEQFESALRGLPNTLLSPHIGGSTEEAQENIAQYVPSKMIDYVNTGGSYNSVNFPNLQLPALRNAHRLIHIHRNVPGILAKINNALAENQINILGQYLKTNETIGYVITDVDTKYDRSVIKQLKQIPDTIKSRTLY, encoded by the coding sequence ATGAGTACGCATAAGCACTTCATCATTGACTTTGACAGTACCTTCACCAAGGTGGAAGCCCTGGACGAACTTTGCGCCATCTGCATCCCGGACCCGGGCAAGCGGCAAAAAGCACTCACTGAAATCCAACGCATCACAGACCTGGGCATGGAGGGCGAAATTCCGCTGGTAGACTCCCTTGACCAACGGCTTGCCTTGCTCAACGCCAACACAGAGCACATTGGCATCCTCATTGAACACCTGAAAGGCCAGATCTCTGAGTCGTTCAAGCATAACAAAGCTTTCTTTGAGAATTTCAGAGATGATATCTATATTATCTCCAATGGGTTCAAAGAATTCATTGTGCCCATTGTGCAGGAATTAGGCGTAAAGCCCGAAAACGTGTTCGCCAATAGTTTCACCTATGACGAGGCGGGCAATATAACCGGGTTTGATCGTGAAAACGTGCTTACCCAAAACCAGGGCAAAGCAAAACAGATAAAATCCTTGAATCTGCCTGGGGAAGTGTACGTCATTGGAGACGGCTACACCGACTGGGAAATTAAAGAAGCCGGTATCGCCGATAAATTCTATGCCTTCACGGAGAACGTGAGCCGCGACAGCGTAATAGGCAGAGCAGACCACGTCACGCCAAGCTTAGATGAGTTCCTGTACGTGAACAAGCTGCCAAGCGCCCTTTCGTACCCTAAGAACCGTATCAAGGTGCTGGTGTTGGAAGGAATTCATGAGTTGGCGGTGAACATGTTCAGGCAGGAAGGTTACCAGGTAGAAGTCATTGCCGGGGCGCTGGAAGAGGATGAACTGTGTGCCCAGCTGCATGATGTGGCCATTCTTTGTATAAGATCCAAAACGCAGGTAACTGCTAAAGCATTGGCTCATGCCCCGCGTTTGATGGCGGTGGGTGCCTTCTGCATCGGGACAAACCAGATTGATTTACAAACCTGCACAGAGCGGGGCATTGTGGTGTTTAACGCACCTTACAGCAACACCCGAAGCGTGGTAGAGATGGCCATTGGCGAAATCATCATGCTTTCCCGCGGCATTGTAGAGAAAAGCAACCGCATGCACGTAGGCGAGTGGGACAAGTCTGCCAAAGGCTCTAATGAAATCAGAGGAAAGAAACTGGGAATCATTGGATACGGCAACATTGGGTCACAGCTTTCAGTTTTAGCTGAGGGTTTGGGCATGGAGGTTTACTTCTATGACGTGGTAGACAAATTAGCTTTGGGTAATGCCAAAGTCTGTAATTCTTTAGCCGAGTTGCTGACTTTGGCAGATATTGTGACCTTGCACGTAGATGGTCGCGCCAGCAACAAAAACATCATTGGCCCAAAGGAGTTTGAGTTGATGAAACCCGGCGTGTTGTTCCTGAACCTAGCCCGTGGCCACGTGGTTGACATTGAGGCCCTGGCTGAGAACCTCAAAAGCGGGAAAATAAGAGGTTGTGCGGTAGACGTGTTCCCGTATGAGCCCAAGAACAACCAGGAGCAGTTTGAATCGGCGCTTCGCGGATTGCCGAATACGTTGCTTTCTCCTCACATTGGGGGAAGCACCGAGGAGGCGCAGGAAAACATTGCGCAGTACGTGCCTTCCAAAATGATTGACTACGTCAATACCGGAGGTTCTTACAACAGCGTGAACTTCCCTAACCTGCAACTGCCCGCCTTGCGGAATGCGCACCGCCTCATCCATATTCACCGCAATGTGCCGGGCATTCTGGCTAAAATAAACAACGCCTTGGCTGAGAACCAGATCAACATCCTGGGCCAATACTTGAAAACGAACGAGACCATTGGCTATGTGATCACCGATGTGGACACCAAGTATGACCGTTCCGTTATTAAGCAGCTGAAGCAGATCCCGGACACTATTAAATCCCGGACGCTTTATTAA
- a CDS encoding aminotransferase class V-fold PLP-dependent enzyme, with the protein MASVYFTPGPAQLYPTVAGHLQTALDKQVFSQSHRSQAFKDLYKRADAGLRALFNLPEDYAIYFTGSATEIWERSLQSLTAQKTYHLVNGSFSKKYLDHAKWLGRDAQVLQVPFGKGFSLEEVQVPGGTELLAITQNETSSGVCMPVSDIHALREKFPEPLISVDMVSGAPYAALDFSKVDMAFFSVQKGFGLPAGLGVWLVNGRCREVAAGLEGKQYTGGHHSIASLQDQYQQFQTPFTPNVLDIFLLTHVVEDMLTKGIETIRQETEAKAHQVYTFLEESSLFAPFVQEKAHRSPTVIVADVLEKPAAEVISLLKKQGMVLGSGYGASKEKQIRIANFPAIFEQEMDTLVKALRQL; encoded by the coding sequence ATGGCATCCGTTTACTTCACTCCCGGCCCGGCGCAACTGTACCCTACCGTAGCAGGGCATCTGCAGACTGCATTAGACAAACAGGTGTTTTCTCAATCACACCGGAGTCAGGCGTTTAAAGATTTGTACAAGCGCGCCGATGCCGGGCTGCGGGCGCTGTTCAACTTACCGGAGGATTATGCCATTTACTTTACTGGTTCGGCCACTGAGATCTGGGAACGGAGCCTCCAAAGCCTTACCGCGCAGAAAACATATCATCTGGTAAATGGCTCGTTTTCCAAAAAGTACTTAGATCATGCCAAATGGCTGGGCCGGGATGCACAGGTGCTTCAGGTGCCTTTTGGCAAAGGCTTCTCCTTAGAAGAGGTTCAGGTACCCGGTGGAACAGAGTTGCTGGCCATTACGCAGAATGAAACCAGTTCTGGGGTATGCATGCCTGTAAGTGATATTCATGCATTGCGGGAAAAATTTCCTGAGCCCTTGATCTCTGTAGATATGGTTTCAGGGGCGCCGTATGCCGCGCTTGACTTCTCTAAAGTAGACATGGCATTCTTCTCGGTGCAGAAAGGATTCGGCTTGCCTGCGGGATTAGGGGTGTGGTTGGTGAACGGGCGTTGCCGTGAGGTGGCAGCTGGACTAGAAGGAAAGCAATATACCGGCGGGCACCATAGTATAGCCTCATTACAAGACCAATATCAGCAGTTTCAGACCCCTTTTACGCCTAATGTGCTGGATATATTCCTATTAACCCACGTAGTGGAAGACATGCTGACCAAAGGCATTGAGACCATCCGGCAGGAGACAGAGGCCAAGGCGCATCAGGTGTATACCTTCCTGGAGGAGAGTTCTCTATTTGCGCCGTTTGTGCAGGAAAAAGCGCATCGTTCACCCACGGTTATAGTAGCCGATGTGCTGGAAAAGCCCGCGGCAGAGGTTATTTCGCTGCTAAAAAAACAGGGCATGGTGCTGGGCAGCGGGTACGGAGCCTCCAAGGAAAAGCAGATCAGGATTGCCAACTTCCCTGCTATTTTTGAGCAGGAGATGGATACTCTCGTTAAAGCACTTCGGCAACTATAA
- a CDS encoding glycerophosphodiester phosphodiesterase: MNERSGTRENISWLRWASLPILLFIMCACGSADTPEKGITLKKTGRKVSLIAHRGASGLAPENTIPAIKKALETSCDFIEIDVHQSKDGEVVVIHDPTVDRTTNGTGRVADLTLAELKKLEAGIKFDSSFTDVQIPTLAQVLRIVKGKKKLLIELKKGEEEYYEGLEEKTIQLIREARAEEWCVLQSFHDPILERIWKADFVIPTHKLIVGKIPFLPIFIDHELKFGGFDRYSEATAINVHRYFASKAFITSLHNQGFKTFIWTEDTPKNIQKLFDLGADGVMTNHPELVERP, from the coding sequence ATGAACGAAAGATCTGGTACCAGAGAGAACATAAGTTGGTTGAGGTGGGCATCTCTGCCCATCCTTTTATTTATCATGTGTGCCTGCGGAAGTGCTGACACACCTGAAAAAGGTATTACCTTAAAAAAGACAGGCCGAAAGGTAAGCCTGATCGCGCATAGGGGTGCTTCCGGGCTTGCCCCGGAAAACACCATTCCCGCCATTAAAAAAGCCCTTGAAACTTCCTGCGATTTTATTGAAATAGACGTTCACCAAAGTAAGGACGGCGAAGTAGTGGTGATTCATGACCCTACTGTAGACCGCACCACTAACGGTACCGGTCGGGTTGCCGATCTTACTTTGGCAGAACTCAAAAAGCTGGAAGCCGGCATTAAGTTTGACTCTTCCTTCACTGACGTACAAATTCCTACCCTGGCCCAGGTGCTGCGCATTGTCAAAGGCAAGAAGAAGTTGCTGATTGAACTCAAGAAAGGGGAAGAGGAGTATTACGAGGGATTAGAGGAAAAAACTATCCAGCTTATACGAGAGGCACGTGCAGAGGAATGGTGTGTGCTCCAGTCGTTCCACGACCCCATTCTGGAGCGCATCTGGAAAGCTGACTTTGTCATTCCCACTCATAAGCTGATCGTAGGCAAAATCCCGTTCCTGCCCATCTTTATTGACCACGAACTTAAGTTTGGCGGCTTTGACCGTTACTCTGAGGCCACCGCCATTAACGTGCACCGCTATTTCGCCTCTAAAGCCTTTATCACCTCGCTGCACAACCAAGGCTTTAAGACCTTCATCTGGACAGAAGACACCCCCAAGAACATCCAAAAGTTATTTGACCTGGGTGCCGATGGTGTCATGACCAATCACCCGGAATTGGTAGAAAGACCGTAA
- a CDS encoding M28 family peptidase, which produces MKKHLYTLGMAAAFLSACSTSQTPSASTAGGATTGNSPAATSGASAANPTQYANTITAADMEKYLRVLASDSLEGRETGERGQKMAAEYISNHFKAVGVPGPVKTGSNPYYQTFDLEKSSWGEGYVTVGSKKFTMGKDFFVLGASPYQNEETAQVVFAGYGIDDPAYSDYTNLDVTGKAVVVLAGEPKKADGKYLISGTDKMSTWSQDARTKAAAATKKGAKSVLVVMGTTDAEFQQLTARYAGMLTRPSIGFGASATQPRAANIYVSPTMAAALLNTKPEQLVAYGASVGKAGKAVASPYKAATNVKIKTARNRQALPTENVLGYVEGSDLKDQLIVISSHYDHEGIKNGVVYNGANDDGSGTMAVMELAEAFAQAKKNGHGPRRSILFLTVTAEEKGLLGSEYYTENPVFPLENTVANLNIDMIGRHDKEHEGKPDYIYLIGSDKLSSELHAISENANKTYTNIDLDYRFNDPNDPNRFYYRSDHYNFAKNNIPVAFYFNGVHEDYHQPTDDVEKINFQSAEKVARLVFYTAWDLANRTERIKVDSNKK; this is translated from the coding sequence ATGAAAAAGCATTTGTACACGCTGGGCATGGCCGCCGCTTTCTTATCGGCTTGTTCTACGTCCCAAACCCCATCGGCTTCCACGGCTGGAGGCGCCACAACTGGCAACAGCCCAGCAGCCACTTCTGGTGCCAGTGCCGCCAACCCAACGCAATACGCAAACACCATTACCGCGGCAGATATGGAGAAATACCTGCGCGTGTTAGCCTCCGATTCTTTAGAAGGCCGTGAAACCGGTGAGCGTGGGCAGAAAATGGCCGCTGAATATATTTCCAATCACTTCAAAGCTGTTGGCGTGCCGGGCCCGGTAAAAACCGGATCTAACCCGTACTACCAAACTTTTGACCTGGAGAAAAGCAGCTGGGGCGAAGGCTACGTAACCGTGGGCTCTAAGAAGTTCACCATGGGCAAAGACTTCTTCGTGCTGGGCGCATCGCCGTACCAGAATGAGGAAACCGCCCAGGTTGTGTTTGCTGGTTACGGCATTGATGACCCTGCCTACTCAGACTACACCAACCTGGACGTGACGGGTAAAGCCGTAGTAGTTCTGGCCGGTGAACCTAAGAAAGCCGATGGCAAATACCTGATCAGCGGCACTGATAAAATGAGCACCTGGTCACAGGATGCCCGTACCAAAGCCGCTGCCGCCACTAAAAAAGGAGCGAAAAGCGTGTTAGTGGTGATGGGCACTACTGATGCCGAGTTCCAGCAATTGACGGCCCGTTATGCTGGCATGCTAACTCGCCCGTCCATTGGGTTTGGAGCTTCGGCTACGCAGCCACGTGCCGCCAACATCTACGTGTCTCCTACCATGGCTGCTGCTTTGTTGAACACCAAGCCTGAGCAACTGGTTGCCTATGGTGCTTCAGTAGGCAAAGCCGGGAAAGCCGTAGCCTCGCCGTACAAGGCCGCTACCAACGTGAAGATCAAAACCGCCCGTAACCGTCAGGCACTGCCTACTGAAAACGTGTTGGGTTACGTGGAGGGCTCTGACCTGAAAGACCAACTGATTGTTATCAGCTCGCATTATGACCACGAAGGCATCAAGAACGGTGTAGTGTACAACGGTGCCAATGACGATGGTTCCGGCACTATGGCGGTGATGGAATTGGCAGAGGCATTCGCACAAGCAAAGAAAAACGGACATGGTCCGCGCCGCAGCATCCTGTTCCTGACCGTTACCGCTGAGGAAAAAGGCTTGTTAGGTTCTGAGTACTACACGGAGAATCCAGTATTCCCGCTGGAGAACACGGTAGCTAACCTCAACATTGACATGATTGGCCGCCATGACAAAGAGCACGAAGGCAAACCTGATTACATCTACTTGATTGGGTCAGACAAGCTTTCTTCTGAGTTGCACGCCATCTCTGAGAACGCGAACAAAACCTATACGAACATAGATCTGGACTACCGGTTCAACGACCCTAATGATCCTAACCGGTTCTACTACCGTTCAGACCACTACAACTTCGCGAAGAACAACATTCCGGTTGCTTTCTACTTCAACGGAGTGCACGAAGACTACCACCAACCTACCGATGACGTGGAGAAAATCAACTTCCAGTCTGCCGAGAAAGTAGCCCGCCTGGTGTTCTACACCGCCTGGGACCTGGCCAACCGCACAGAGCGGATCAAGGTGGACAGCAACAAGAAATAA
- a CDS encoding thioredoxin family protein: MLISCKRLCSNIIAALLLLFASLPATAQEKVSINFASSSWEQVLQTAKQEGKAIFLYATTPRCRYCKQMEKEVFPMKEVADFYNTTFISYKINIEDNAEGEALAKRYAISSFPSYLYFDKDAELLHQSGAGKPAEKFIEDGKNAFNPEKALFTLKRRYDNGERASSFLYHYSKALAYYGQADSLEERVVNEYLATQTSQQLNSAINLQYIFSKNLDFRSPTTQYLLQNQHKFSPLFKEEEVKTRTERIITRTAQKAGAENNIALLKDVQQAVSTNFKETKRISTLAMIYFYAGRRDWLTYAKTTLEYSKGYAEQDWRTLYETGMYLNSFAEDKEALKIGTRIMKKAVALHKDPENLYLYAQLQHKTGKDAPAAKAAKEALELAKSTGEDTSDISAFLTQLKAGN, encoded by the coding sequence ATGCTTATATCGTGTAAAAGACTTTGTTCAAACATCATTGCAGCGCTTCTCCTGCTCTTCGCTTCCTTGCCAGCGACGGCGCAGGAGAAAGTAAGTATCAACTTTGCCTCTTCTTCCTGGGAACAAGTGCTTCAGACCGCAAAACAAGAAGGAAAAGCGATTTTTCTATACGCCACAACACCTAGATGCCGGTACTGCAAGCAAATGGAGAAAGAAGTCTTCCCCATGAAAGAAGTCGCTGATTTTTATAATACCACGTTTATCAGCTATAAGATCAACATAGAAGACAATGCTGAAGGCGAGGCACTGGCTAAAAGGTACGCCATCTCCAGCTTTCCCTCTTATCTGTACTTTGACAAGGACGCAGAACTACTGCACCAAAGCGGTGCCGGCAAGCCTGCCGAAAAATTTATAGAAGACGGCAAAAACGCCTTTAACCCAGAGAAAGCCCTGTTTACGCTGAAGAGAAGGTATGACAATGGAGAACGGGCTTCTTCCTTTCTATACCATTACAGCAAGGCATTGGCCTACTACGGACAAGCCGATAGCCTGGAGGAAAGAGTAGTAAATGAGTATTTGGCCACTCAAACCAGCCAACAACTTAACTCAGCTATAAATCTCCAATATATCTTTTCCAAAAACCTCGATTTCCGCTCACCCACTACCCAATATTTACTGCAGAACCAGCACAAGTTTTCGCCTTTGTTTAAAGAAGAAGAGGTGAAGACCAGAACCGAGAGAATCATTACCAGGACAGCTCAAAAAGCAGGTGCAGAAAATAATATAGCCTTGCTTAAGGATGTTCAGCAAGCCGTATCTACCAACTTCAAAGAAACCAAACGGATTTCCACCTTAGCCATGATTTACTTCTACGCCGGACGGAGAGACTGGCTCACGTATGCCAAAACAACTTTGGAGTACAGCAAAGGCTACGCCGAACAAGATTGGCGCACGTTATATGAAACAGGCATGTACCTCAACAGCTTCGCCGAAGACAAAGAAGCGCTGAAGATTGGTACCCGAATTATGAAAAAAGCCGTTGCCTTACATAAAGACCCAGAGAACCTGTATCTGTATGCCCAACTACAGCACAAGACAGGAAAAGACGCACCTGCAGCAAAAGCGGCCAAAGAAGCCCTGGAGTTAGCCAAGAGCACCGGCGAAGACACCAGCGACATCAGTGCATTTCTAACCCAATTGAAAGCCGGTAACTAA
- a CDS encoding LutB/LldF family L-lactate oxidation iron-sulfur protein, with protein sequence MSIKLKQFLQDSENKAFDLEHRKKIRFNIGKYNAAVQNGMAAYEHHELARERASFLKTQTINNLDKYLVEFENNFTKRGGKVIWAQNAEEALREIGTIIKRKRAKSVVKSKSMSTEEIHLNDFLEKNGIETVETDLGEYIVQLAGQRPYHIVTPAMHMSKKDIAELFHKKLNIPLTDDAQQLVLTARKLLREKYTQAEVGVSGANFLIADIGGIAVTENEGNARLSTTFPKTHIAIVGIEKLIPSMLDLDLFWPLLSTSGTGQNVTIYNTILTGPRQPTEKDGPEEMYVVLLDNGRTNLLAQPEQREALNCIRCGACLNVCPVYKNIGGHTYETTYSGPIGSVITPHLAGMEENKHLSYASSLCGACTSVCPVKINLHNLLLINRKQSVEEGLVDKNEKLAFRFWAKGMQNRRLLNFAPASVKNFVLGHVQKETWSKRREPLVAAPLSFNEMWRKQRKNR encoded by the coding sequence TTGAGCATAAAACTAAAGCAGTTCCTGCAGGACTCAGAGAACAAAGCCTTTGACCTGGAGCATAGGAAGAAGATTCGTTTCAACATTGGCAAATACAATGCAGCTGTGCAGAACGGCATGGCAGCCTATGAGCACCATGAACTAGCCCGCGAGCGCGCCTCGTTCCTGAAAACCCAGACCATCAACAACCTGGACAAGTACCTGGTGGAGTTTGAGAACAATTTCACCAAAAGAGGCGGGAAAGTCATTTGGGCGCAGAACGCTGAGGAAGCCCTGCGGGAGATTGGCACCATCATAAAGCGCAAACGCGCAAAGTCTGTGGTGAAGTCTAAGTCCATGAGCACCGAAGAAATTCACCTGAACGACTTCCTGGAGAAGAACGGCATTGAAACCGTAGAGACCGATCTGGGCGAGTACATTGTGCAGTTGGCTGGTCAGCGGCCGTACCACATTGTGACGCCAGCCATGCACATGTCTAAAAAAGACATTGCGGAGCTATTCCATAAAAAACTGAACATCCCGCTTACCGATGACGCCCAACAACTGGTGCTCACTGCCCGCAAACTGCTGCGCGAGAAGTACACGCAAGCCGAGGTAGGCGTCAGTGGCGCGAACTTCCTCATCGCTGACATTGGAGGAATAGCGGTGACAGAGAACGAAGGCAATGCCCGCTTATCCACCACGTTCCCGAAAACGCACATTGCCATTGTAGGCATTGAAAAGTTGATTCCGTCTATGCTGGATTTGGACCTGTTCTGGCCCCTGCTCAGCACCAGCGGTACCGGCCAAAACGTGACCATCTACAACACCATCTTAACCGGTCCTCGTCAGCCTACTGAGAAAGATGGTCCAGAGGAAATGTACGTGGTACTGCTGGACAACGGCCGCACGAACTTGTTAGCCCAGCCTGAACAGCGCGAAGCCCTCAACTGCATCAGATGTGGTGCCTGCTTAAATGTTTGCCCGGTGTACAAGAATATTGGCGGCCATACCTATGAGACTACATACAGCGGTCCTATTGGGTCAGTGATTACGCCGCACCTGGCAGGCATGGAAGAAAACAAGCACCTAAGTTACGCCAGCTCCCTATGCGGCGCCTGCACCAGCGTGTGCCCGGTTAAGATCAACCTGCATAACTTACTACTCATCAACCGGAAGCAAAGCGTGGAAGAAGGGTTGGTGGACAAAAATGAGAAACTAGCTTTCAGGTTTTGGGCAAAGGGCATGCAAAACCGCAGGCTCCTGAACTTTGCGCCCGCTTCTGTCAAAAACTTTGTGTTAGGGCATGTACAGAAAGAAACCTGGAGCAAACGCCGGGAGCCCTTGGTAGCCGCCCCGCTTTCTTTTAATGAGATGTGGCGAAAACAACGCAAAAACCGCTAA
- the ispF gene encoding 2-C-methyl-D-erythritol 2,4-cyclodiphosphate synthase: MSFNIRTGFGYDVHQLQEGLDFWLGGIKLPHTHGALGHSDADVLIHVICDALLGAANLRDIGFHFSDKDPQYKGIDSKILLREVMKLIRDRGYEVGNIDSTICLQEPKVNPHIPAMKTCLAEVMGIPEEDISIKATTTEQLGFVGKKEGVAAYATVLIHKP; encoded by the coding sequence ATGAGCTTCAACATAAGAACCGGCTTCGGCTATGACGTGCACCAATTACAGGAAGGATTAGATTTCTGGCTAGGCGGGATCAAATTACCCCATACGCATGGCGCCCTGGGTCACTCAGACGCTGATGTTTTAATTCATGTGATTTGCGACGCCTTATTAGGGGCTGCCAACCTGAGAGACATAGGGTTTCATTTCTCTGACAAAGACCCGCAGTACAAAGGCATTGACAGCAAGATTCTGCTGCGCGAGGTCATGAAACTGATCAGGGACAGAGGCTACGAGGTAGGTAATATTGACTCTACCATTTGCTTGCAGGAGCCTAAAGTGAACCCGCATATTCCTGCCATGAAAACGTGTTTAGCGGAGGTAATGGGCATTCCGGAAGAAGATATCTCTATTAAGGCTACTACCACGGAGCAGTTGGGCTTTGTAGGGAAGAAAGAAGGAGTGGCTGCCTACGCTACTGTTCTGATTCACAAACCATAG
- a CDS encoding Lrp/AsnC ligand binding domain-containing protein produces MAQVSEIDNLDRRILSMLMLDATRAYTDIAKELQVSGGTVHVRMKKLEDLGVIKGSHLFINPNAVGYDICAFIGIYLEKGSAYQTAVTAMRQVPEIVEMHYTTGQWSMFAKIICRDTLHLREVLNEKIQAIEGVERTETFISLEESITRQVDIL; encoded by the coding sequence ATGGCCCAAGTTTCAGAAATTGATAATCTTGACAGAAGAATTCTTTCCATGCTTATGCTGGATGCCACCAGAGCTTACACAGACATAGCCAAAGAATTGCAAGTTTCTGGGGGTACCGTACACGTGCGCATGAAGAAGTTGGAAGATTTAGGGGTGATCAAAGGATCACACCTATTCATCAACCCCAATGCAGTAGGTTATGACATTTGCGCCTTCATAGGTATTTACCTGGAAAAAGGCTCTGCCTACCAAACTGCGGTTACCGCCATGCGACAAGTGCCCGAGATTGTGGAAATGCATTACACCACCGGGCAGTGGAGCATGTTTGCCAAAATCATCTGCCGTGACACCCTGCACCTGCGTGAAGTACTAAACGAGAAAATTCAGGCAATTGAAGGCGTAGAACGCACAGAAACATTCATCTCTTTGGAAGAAAGCATTACCCGCCAGGTAGACATTTTGTAA